In one Sphingomonas hankookensis genomic region, the following are encoded:
- the cyoB gene encoding cytochrome o ubiquinol oxidase subunit I, whose translation MSDTLTKLIFGRLTLESFPIHEPIIVMTFIAVAIGGAAVLAALTYFKLWGYLWKEWFTTVDHKKIGIMYMILGIVMLLRGFADAIMMRSQQAIAFGDNEGFLNAHHYDQVFTAHGVIMIFFVAMPFVTGLMNYIVPLQIGARDVSFPFLNNFSFWMTASGVVIVMASLFVGEFARTGWLAFAPLSGLDYSPDVGVDYYIWALQLAGVGTLLSGVNLIATIVKMRAPGMGLMKMPIFTWSALVTNILIVAAFPVLTAVLAMLSLDRYVGTNFFTNTLGGNPMMYVNMIWIWGHPEVYILVLPVFGVFSEVVSTFSSKRLFGYTSMVYALLVITILSYLVWLHHFFTMGSGASVNSFFGITTMIISIPTGAKIFNWLFTMYRGRIRYELPMMWAIAFMLTFTIGGMTGVLLAVPPADFVLHNSLFLIAHFHNVIIGAVVFGTFAGINYWFPKAFGFKLDRKWGLVSFWCWFVGFWVAFTPLYVLGLMGITRRLRHFDDPSLQIWFVIAAVGAVIIAVGIAAFLVQIAVSILNRDKLRDVTGDPWDGRSLEWATSSPPPDYNFAFTPVVHDMDAWYDMKSHKYARPTEGFQPIHMPSNTWAGIVIAGVSTVFGLAMVWYIWWLAALSFVAVIGIAIFHTFNYKRDFHIPVEEVIETERRRTADLQAAGA comes from the coding sequence ATGTCCGATACCCTTACCAAGCTGATCTTCGGGCGCCTGACGCTCGAAAGCTTCCCGATCCACGAACCGATCATCGTCATGACCTTCATCGCGGTCGCCATCGGCGGCGCGGCGGTGCTGGCGGCGCTGACCTATTTCAAACTGTGGGGCTATCTCTGGAAAGAGTGGTTCACGACGGTCGATCACAAGAAGATCGGGATCATGTACATGATCCTCGGCATCGTCATGCTGCTGCGCGGCTTCGCCGACGCCATCATGATGCGCAGCCAGCAGGCGATCGCGTTCGGCGACAACGAAGGCTTTCTGAACGCGCACCATTATGATCAGGTGTTCACCGCTCACGGTGTCATCATGATCTTCTTCGTCGCGATGCCGTTCGTCACCGGGCTGATGAACTATATCGTGCCGTTGCAGATCGGGGCGCGCGACGTGTCCTTCCCGTTCCTGAACAATTTCAGCTTCTGGATGACCGCATCGGGCGTCGTGATCGTGATGGCCAGCCTGTTCGTCGGCGAATTCGCCCGCACCGGCTGGCTGGCGTTCGCGCCGCTGTCGGGGCTGGATTATTCGCCGGACGTGGGCGTCGACTATTATATCTGGGCGCTCCAGCTGGCGGGCGTCGGGACATTGTTGTCGGGCGTCAACCTGATCGCGACCATCGTCAAGATGCGCGCACCGGGCATGGGCCTGATGAAGATGCCGATCTTCACCTGGTCGGCGCTGGTCACCAACATTTTGATCGTCGCCGCCTTCCCGGTCCTGACCGCCGTGCTCGCCATGCTGTCGCTCGACCGCTATGTCGGCACCAACTTCTTCACGAACACGCTCGGCGGCAACCCGATGATGTACGTGAACATGATCTGGATCTGGGGCCACCCGGAGGTCTACATCCTGGTCCTGCCGGTGTTCGGCGTGTTCTCCGAAGTCGTGTCGACCTTCTCCAGCAAGCGGCTGTTCGGCTATACGTCGATGGTCTACGCGCTGCTGGTCATCACCATCCTGTCGTATCTGGTGTGGCTGCACCACTTCTTCACCATGGGGTCGGGGGCGAGCGTCAACTCGTTCTTCGGCATCACCACGATGATCATCTCGATCCCGACGGGCGCGAAGATCTTCAACTGGCTGTTCACCATGTATCGCGGCCGTATCCGCTACGAGCTGCCGATGATGTGGGCGATCGCCTTCATGCTGACCTTCACCATCGGCGGCATGACCGGCGTTCTGCTCGCGGTGCCGCCGGCCGACTTCGTGCTGCACAACTCGCTGTTCCTGATCGCGCACTTCCACAACGTGATCATCGGCGCGGTCGTGTTCGGTACCTTCGCCGGCATCAACTACTGGTTCCCCAAGGCGTTCGGCTTCAAGCTCGACCGCAAATGGGGTCTGGTCAGCTTCTGGTGCTGGTTCGTCGGCTTCTGGGTCGCCTTCACGCCGCTCTACGTGCTGGGCCTGATGGGCATCACCCGGCGTCTGCGCCACTTCGACGATCCGAGCCTGCAGATCTGGTTCGTCATTGCCGCCGTGGGTGCCGTGATCATCGCGGTCGGCATCGCCGCCTTCCTGGTGCAGATCGCCGTCAGCATCTTGAACCGCGACAAGCTGCGCGACGTGACCGGCGATCCGTGGGACGGCCGCAGCCTCGAATGGGCGACCTCGTCGCCGCCGCCGGACTATAACTTCGCCTTCACCCCCGTCGTTCATGACATGGACGCGTGGTACGACATGAAGAGCCACAAATATGCCCGGCCGACCGAAGGCTTCCAGCCGATCCACATGCCGAGCAACACCTGGGCCGGTATCGTGATCGCGGGCGTGTCGACCGTGTTCGGTCTGGCGATGGTCTGGTATATCTGGTGGCTGGCGGCGCTGTCGTTCGTCGCGGTGATCGGCATCGCGATCTTCCACACCTTCAACTACAAGCGTGACTTCCACATTCCGGTCGAGGAAGTCATCGAGACGGAGCGGCGGCGCACCGCCGACCTCCAGGCCGCGGGGGCGTAA
- the cyoA gene encoding ubiquinol oxidase subunit II, with protein MILPRSLPWHRPLRSLLPLAALPLLGGCDLVVLNPAGDIARQQADVLMISVGLMLLIIIPVMALIVWFAWKYRASNETATYKPDWDHSTALELVIWSGPLLIVIALGALTWISTHLLDPYRPIGQISSGKPVPEDQQPLEIQVVSLDWKWLFIYPEQGIATVNRLVVPVDRQVRFRLSSSSVMNTFYVPAMAGMIYTMPGMETKLHAVLNRPGTFDGMSAHYSGAGFSYMNFKTTSTDAAGFDKFVAGVKAMPNRLDTARYLELEKPSEKVPPMGFSGVEQGLFTRIVQMCVKPGTPCMTESMGHGGHGSAVNSRLPEGERTKGALEKAPSEYGVSPHSSGDAPQGSSAAPGAADPGNDANRNMTRIAPPAIPGRTAPALG; from the coding sequence ATGATCCTGCCCCGCTCGCTCCCGTGGCACCGGCCACTGCGTTCGCTCCTCCCGCTCGCGGCCCTGCCGCTGCTCGGCGGATGCGACCTGGTCGTGCTCAATCCCGCCGGCGACATCGCGCGCCAACAGGCCGACGTCCTGATGATATCGGTCGGCCTGATGCTGCTCATCATCATTCCGGTGATGGCGCTGATCGTCTGGTTCGCGTGGAAATACCGCGCCAGCAACGAAACGGCGACCTACAAGCCCGACTGGGACCATTCGACCGCGCTCGAACTGGTCATCTGGTCCGGTCCGCTGCTGATCGTCATCGCGCTCGGCGCGCTGACCTGGATCAGCACCCACCTGCTCGATCCCTATCGCCCGATCGGGCAGATTTCGTCCGGCAAGCCGGTGCCCGAGGACCAGCAGCCGCTGGAGATCCAGGTCGTCTCGCTCGACTGGAAATGGCTGTTCATCTATCCCGAACAGGGCATCGCGACGGTCAATCGCCTGGTCGTGCCGGTCGATCGCCAGGTACGGTTCCGTCTGTCGTCGTCGTCGGTGATGAACACCTTCTACGTGCCTGCCATGGCCGGCATGATCTACACGATGCCGGGCATGGAGACGAAGCTCCACGCCGTGCTGAACCGTCCGGGCACCTTCGACGGCATGTCGGCGCATTATAGCGGTGCCGGCTTCTCCTATATGAACTTCAAGACGACGAGCACCGACGCCGCCGGCTTCGACAAGTTCGTGGCAGGCGTGAAGGCGATGCCGAACCGGCTGGACACCGCGCGCTATCTCGAGCTGGAGAAGCCGAGCGAAAAGGTGCCGCCGATGGGCTTCAGCGGGGTCGAACAGGGGCTGTTCACCCGCATCGTGCAGATGTGCGTCAAGCCCGGCACGCCGTGCATGACCGAAAGCATGGGCCATGGAGGCCATGGTTCGGCGGTCAACAGCCGACTGCCCGAAGGGGAGCGTACCAAGGGCGCGCTGGAAAAGGCACCTTCCGAATATGGTGTCAGCCCGCATAGCAGCGGCGATGCGCCGCAGGGGTCGTCGGCCGCTCCCGGTGCCGCCGATCCGGGCAACGACGCCAACCGCAACATGACCCGCATCGCGCCGCCCGCGATCCCGGGCCGCACCGCTCCGGCACTTGGCTGA
- a CDS encoding MFS transporter → MAEAFVHSRELEADARAVNHGGGEVNVQSEEIAIGVIIGRTSEFFDFFVYAIASVIVFPQLMFPYVDRLTGTLYSFALFPLAFFARPLGTLLFMWIDRRHGRGTKLTIALFLLGTATVAMGFLPGYAQVGAWSVILLAVLRILQGIALGGAWDGLASLLALNVPQDRRGWYAMIPQLGAPLGLMVASALFAFFTAYMSAEDFISWGWRYPFFVAFALNVVALFARLRIVVTPEYTKLFENRELKASPVLPTVGREWKTIVIGALVPLASFALFHMVTVFPLSWILLKTEQPIERFLWIETACALFFIFAIIISGVLADHVGRRTLLGIGAIAIALFSGLAPLLLNGGDAGEIAFMITGFILLGLSFGQSSGTVASNFAKDSRYTGAALTSDLAWLFGAGFAPFVALALADKLGLLASGLYLLSGAVGTLAALALNKELARRLD, encoded by the coding sequence ATGGCCGAGGCCTTCGTCCACTCCCGCGAACTCGAGGCCGATGCCCGGGCCGTCAACCATGGCGGCGGCGAGGTGAACGTCCAGTCCGAAGAGATCGCGATCGGCGTGATCATCGGGCGTACGTCGGAATTTTTCGACTTCTTCGTCTATGCGATCGCGTCGGTGATCGTGTTCCCGCAGCTGATGTTCCCCTATGTCGATCGGCTGACGGGCACGCTGTACTCGTTCGCGCTGTTCCCGCTGGCGTTCTTCGCGCGGCCGCTGGGCACGCTGCTGTTCATGTGGATCGACCGTCGCCATGGGCGCGGCACGAAGCTGACCATCGCGCTGTTCCTGCTCGGCACGGCGACGGTGGCGATGGGGTTCCTGCCGGGCTATGCCCAGGTCGGCGCATGGTCGGTGATCCTGCTGGCGGTGCTGCGTATCCTGCAGGGTATCGCGCTGGGCGGCGCATGGGACGGGCTCGCCTCGCTGCTGGCGCTCAACGTGCCGCAGGATCGCCGCGGCTGGTACGCGATGATCCCGCAGCTGGGCGCCCCGCTCGGCCTGATGGTCGCCAGCGCGCTGTTCGCCTTCTTCACCGCTTATATGAGCGCCGAGGATTTCATCAGCTGGGGCTGGCGCTATCCGTTCTTCGTGGCGTTCGCGCTGAACGTCGTGGCGCTGTTCGCGCGGCTGCGCATCGTCGTGACGCCCGAATATACCAAGCTGTTCGAGAATCGCGAGCTGAAGGCGTCCCCGGTGCTGCCGACGGTCGGCCGCGAGTGGAAGACGATCGTGATCGGCGCGCTGGTGCCGCTGGCCAGCTTCGCGCTGTTCCATATGGTCACGGTGTTCCCGCTGTCGTGGATCCTGCTGAAGACCGAGCAGCCGATCGAACGCTTCCTGTGGATCGAGACCGCGTGCGCGCTGTTCTTCATCTTCGCGATCATCATTTCGGGCGTGCTGGCCGATCATGTCGGTCGCCGCACCCTGCTAGGCATCGGTGCCATCGCCATCGCGCTGTTCTCCGGCCTTGCGCCGCTGCTGCTGAACGGCGGCGACGCGGGTGAGATCGCGTTCATGATCACCGGCTTCATCCTGCTGGGCCTGTCGTTCGGTCAGTCGTCGGGGACGGTGGCGTCGAACTTCGCCAAGGATTCGCGCTATACCGGCGCGGCGCTGACGTCGGACCTAGCGTGGCTGTTCGGGGCGGGCTTCGCGCCGTTCGTGGCACTGGCGCTGGCCGACAAGCTGGGGCTGCTGGCATCGGGCCTGTACCTGCTGTCGGGTGCCGTCGGCACGCTGGCGGCACTGGCGCTCAACAAGGAACTGGCACGCCGGCTCGATTGA
- a CDS encoding NUDIX hydrolase, with protein sequence MTTAIPAATLILLRDRAVGPPELLMVERSAAMAFAGGALVFPGGRIDPGDRALALAMGNGDLAPRLAAIRETIEEAGIAIGLSGDVEAMRAALADGAPIGALGPVDPSPLISYARWRPDHVPVRVFDTWFYVARLPEDAPPARVDATENVRTLWLAAADALASADRGEATLLFPTRRVLERLAQHESADEVLADAARWPVRTITPWVEERDEGRFICIPDDLGYPVTAEPADRAVRA encoded by the coding sequence ATGACGACCGCGATTCCCGCCGCCACCTTGATCCTGTTGCGCGACCGGGCCGTCGGACCGCCCGAACTGTTGATGGTCGAGCGGTCGGCGGCAATGGCCTTTGCCGGCGGCGCACTGGTATTTCCCGGCGGGCGGATCGACCCGGGCGACCGGGCGTTGGCGCTGGCGATGGGTAACGGTGATCTTGCGCCGCGACTGGCCGCGATCCGCGAGACGATCGAGGAGGCCGGGATCGCGATCGGCCTATCCGGCGACGTGGAAGCGATGCGCGCGGCACTGGCTGATGGCGCACCGATCGGGGCGTTGGGCCCGGTCGATCCGTCACCACTGATCTCCTATGCCCGGTGGCGTCCCGACCATGTGCCGGTACGGGTGTTCGACACGTGGTTCTACGTCGCCCGCCTGCCGGAGGATGCACCGCCTGCACGGGTCGATGCGACGGAGAATGTCCGGACCCTGTGGCTGGCAGCCGCCGACGCGCTCGCCTCCGCCGACCGGGGGGAGGCGACCTTGCTGTTTCCGACCCGCCGGGTCCTGGAGCGGCTCGCGCAGCATGAGTCGGCCGACGAGGTGCTGGCCGATGCCGCGCGCTGGCCGGTCCGGACGATAACGCCGTGGGTCGAGGAGCGGGACGAGGGCCGCTTCATCTGCATCCCCGACGATCTGGGCTATCCGGTCACGGCCGAACCCGCCGACCGCGCGGTGCGCGCATGA
- a CDS encoding extensin-like domain-containing protein translates to MKALSVGVRTLVWLAVLAAIAFAIYAFSRSRPQDVPWTPLDLSQPVGMFTRAKIGDLAGDFAGCRALLDVAGVRYTALPPRDDAGQCGYDDAVRMRGGGSRTIAITPDVGVSCRVATGMALWEWQVVQPAAQKHFGEPVVRIENFGSYNCRRMYGRDTGAFSEHATANALDIAAFVLADGRRVSVVGDWTAGQGRDDAAKAAFLREVRDGACGVFSTVLSPDYNAAHRDHFHFDQATRGFGGACR, encoded by the coding sequence ATGAAGGCGCTGTCGGTCGGCGTTCGTACCCTCGTATGGCTCGCCGTCCTCGCTGCCATCGCTTTTGCCATCTACGCTTTTTCCCGCAGTCGCCCGCAGGACGTGCCCTGGACCCCGCTCGACCTGTCGCAGCCGGTTGGCATGTTCACGCGTGCGAAGATAGGTGATTTGGCGGGCGACTTCGCGGGGTGCCGTGCGCTGCTGGATGTGGCAGGCGTGCGCTACACCGCGCTGCCGCCGCGCGACGATGCGGGGCAATGCGGGTACGACGATGCGGTGCGGATGCGCGGGGGCGGGTCGCGGACCATTGCCATCACGCCCGATGTCGGCGTGTCGTGCCGCGTCGCGACCGGGATGGCGCTATGGGAGTGGCAGGTCGTCCAGCCCGCCGCGCAGAAGCATTTCGGCGAACCGGTCGTCAGAATCGAGAATTTCGGCAGCTATAATTGCCGGCGGATGTATGGCCGCGACACCGGGGCGTTCAGCGAGCATGCGACAGCCAACGCGCTCGACATCGCTGCATTCGTGCTGGCCGATGGACGGCGGGTGAGCGTCGTCGGCGACTGGACGGCAGGGCAGGGCCGCGACGATGCGGCGAAGGCGGCGTTCCTGCGCGAGGTCCGCGATGGCGCGTGTGGCGTCTTCTCGACCGTGCTGTCGCCCGATTACAATGCCGCGCACCGCGACCATTTCCACTTCGATCAGGCTACGCGCGGATTCGGCGGGGCATGCAGGTGA
- a CDS encoding CHAP domain-containing protein, whose amino-acid sequence MKFGAVAARFALVVSCALAMVAPAQARFWQCAPYAREISGVEIFGNAHTWWGQAAGKYERGHAPKEGAVLSFAATSKMRLGHVAMVSKVVSDREVLLTHANWSRRGGIERDVRAIDVSAAGDWSEVKVWYGPLGGLGTSAYPANGFIYAKHAPRGSELEAPLVIVKTDPPAPVQGGASTQPAHARMVVALND is encoded by the coding sequence ATGAAGTTTGGTGCTGTGGCAGCGCGTTTCGCGCTGGTGGTTTCGTGCGCTCTGGCGATGGTGGCTCCGGCCCAGGCCCGGTTCTGGCAATGCGCCCCCTATGCCCGCGAAATCTCGGGCGTCGAAATCTTCGGCAACGCCCATACCTGGTGGGGCCAGGCCGCCGGCAAGTATGAACGCGGCCATGCGCCCAAGGAAGGGGCGGTTCTGTCCTTTGCCGCCACCTCCAAGATGCGCCTCGGTCATGTCGCGATGGTGTCGAAGGTCGTCAGCGACCGCGAAGTCCTGCTGACCCATGCCAACTGGTCGCGCCGCGGCGGGATCGAGCGCGATGTCCGCGCGATCGACGTGTCGGCCGCCGGCGACTGGAGCGAAGTGAAGGTGTGGTACGGTCCGCTTGGCGGTCTCGGCACCTCGGCCTATCCAGCGAACGGCTTCATCTATGCCAAGCACGCGCCGCGCGGCAGCGAGCTGGAAGCGCCGCTGGTGATCGTGAAGACCGATCCGCCCGCTCCGGTGCAGGGCGGTGCCAGCACCCAGCCGGCCCATGCCCGCATGGTCGTCGCGCTCAACGACTGA
- the msrB gene encoding peptide-methionine (R)-S-oxide reductase MsrB, whose amino-acid sequence MPIDRRRLLELTGMSALAALIGCAPEASEAAQTFPFKLTDAQWKARLTPAQYNVLRQEGTERPYSSPLNDEKRKGVFACAGCNQPLFLSTTKFESGTGWPSFYTPRPGAVMTRADRSLMMTRTEVLCSRCGGHLGHVFDDGPPPTGKRYCMNGVAMTFRPA is encoded by the coding sequence ATGCCGATCGATCGCCGCCGCCTGCTCGAACTGACCGGAATGTCGGCGCTCGCCGCGCTGATCGGCTGTGCACCGGAGGCGAGCGAGGCTGCGCAGACCTTCCCGTTCAAGCTGACCGACGCCCAGTGGAAGGCGCGCCTGACCCCGGCGCAATATAACGTGCTGCGGCAGGAGGGGACCGAACGCCCCTATAGTAGCCCGCTGAACGACGAAAAGCGCAAGGGCGTCTTCGCCTGCGCCGGTTGCAATCAGCCGCTGTTCCTGTCGACGACCAAGTTCGAAAGCGGCACCGGCTGGCCGAGCTTCTACACCCCGCGCCCGGGCGCCGTCATGACCCGCGCCGACCGCTCGCTGATGATGACCCGGACCGAGGTATTGTGCAGCCGCTGCGGCGGGCATCTCGGCCACGTGTTCGACGACGGGCCGCCGCCGACGGGCAAGCGCTATTGCATGAACGGCGTGGCGATGACCTTCCGCCCCGCCTGA
- a CDS encoding DEAD/DEAH box helicase, giving the protein MPFSTLPEPLAAALSARGYEAPTAVQAAVLTPDAEGRDLLVSAQTGSGKTVAFGLAIARDLLDAEDKMPRAGAPLALVIAPTRELALQVARELLWLYGPTGARIVSCVGGMDAARERRNLSHGAHIVVGTPGRLRDHLERGALDLSGLKVAILDEADEMLDMGFREDLEGILDGTPAERRTLLFSATLAKPIVALAKRYQKDAFRIDTREAERGHGDISYQAMTVAPNDIENAVVNLLRLHEPDTAFLFCATREAVRHLHANLVERGFDAVALSGEHSQSERNHALQALRDRRARVCVATDVAARGIDLPSLSLVVHVELPRDAEALQHRSGRTGRAGKKGIAALIVPFQRRRRVEGLLRDAKINAEWIGVPTPEQIHAADRERLLAKLAEPVEFDEADVELGARLLAEKTPEDIAALLVRAYRAKLPAPEELSAGGMPERRERQEGPRPGFEDTVWFRMNVGRRHNADPRWLLPLLCRRGHITKGEIGAIRIANDESAFEIPKAIAGKFIASVKRTAMPDDDLMFEQMSGPPAAPQRRTNGAPPRHSAKPYRGGRRG; this is encoded by the coding sequence ATGCCTTTTTCGACGTTACCCGAACCGCTCGCCGCGGCGCTTTCCGCGCGTGGTTATGAAGCCCCGACCGCCGTTCAGGCGGCCGTCCTGACGCCTGATGCCGAAGGACGCGACCTGCTGGTGTCCGCCCAGACCGGATCGGGCAAGACCGTCGCCTTCGGTCTCGCCATCGCGCGCGACCTGCTCGACGCCGAGGACAAGATGCCGCGCGCCGGCGCGCCGCTGGCGCTGGTCATCGCCCCGACCCGCGAGCTGGCGTTGCAGGTCGCGCGCGAATTGCTGTGGCTGTACGGCCCAACCGGCGCGCGCATCGTGTCGTGCGTCGGCGGCATGGATGCGGCGCGCGAACGCCGGAATCTGAGCCATGGCGCGCATATCGTCGTGGGGACGCCGGGGCGTCTGCGCGATCACCTCGAACGCGGCGCGCTCGACCTGTCGGGGCTGAAGGTCGCGATCCTCGACGAAGCCGACGAGATGCTCGACATGGGCTTTCGCGAGGATCTCGAAGGGATTCTCGACGGCACGCCGGCCGAGCGCCGCACGCTGTTGTTCTCGGCGACGCTCGCCAAGCCGATCGTGGCGCTGGCCAAGCGCTACCAGAAGGACGCGTTCCGCATCGACACGCGCGAGGCGGAGCGGGGCCATGGCGACATCAGCTATCAGGCGATGACCGTCGCGCCGAACGATATCGAGAATGCGGTCGTCAACCTGCTGCGCCTGCACGAACCGGACACCGCGTTCCTGTTCTGCGCGACGCGCGAAGCGGTGCGCCACCTGCACGCCAATCTGGTCGAGCGCGGTTTCGATGCGGTCGCGCTGTCGGGCGAGCATTCGCAGTCGGAGCGCAACCATGCGTTACAGGCGCTGCGTGACCGCCGTGCGCGCGTCTGCGTCGCGACCGACGTTGCCGCCCGCGGCATCGATCTGCCGTCGCTGAGCCTGGTCGTCCATGTGGAACTGCCGCGTGATGCCGAAGCGCTCCAGCACCGTTCGGGCCGCACCGGCCGCGCGGGCAAGAAGGGCATCGCCGCGCTGATCGTGCCGTTCCAGCGTCGTCGCCGGGTCGAAGGACTGCTGCGCGATGCGAAGATCAACGCCGAATGGATCGGCGTGCCGACCCCCGAGCAGATTCACGCGGCCGATCGGGAGCGCCTGCTCGCCAAGCTGGCCGAGCCGGTCGAATTCGACGAGGCCGATGTCGAACTGGGCGCGCGCCTGCTGGCCGAGAAGACGCCGGAAGATATCGCCGCGCTGCTGGTCCGCGCCTATCGCGCCAAGCTGCCCGCGCCCGAGGAATTGTCGGCTGGCGGCATGCCCGAACGACGCGAGCGCCAAGAAGGGCCGCGTCCGGGGTTCGAGGACACGGTGTGGTTCCGCATGAATGTCGGTCGCCGGCACAATGCCGATCCGCGCTGGCTGCTGCCGCTGCTGTGCCGTCGCGGTCACATCACCAAGGGTGAGATCGGCGCGATCCGCATTGCGAACGATGAATCGGCGTTCGAAATTCCCAAGGCGATCGCGGGCAAGTTCATCGCCTCGGTCAAGCGCACGGCGATGCCGGACGATGACCTGATGTTCGAACAGATGTCGGGTCCGCCGGCCGCTCCGCAGCGCCGGACCAATGGCGCACCGCCTCGCCATTCCGCCAAGCCGTATCGCGGCGGGCGTCGGGGGTGA
- the rpsA gene encoding 30S ribosomal protein S1: MASMANPTRDDFASMLDDMFGASESFEGRVVIGTVTGIENDLAVIDVGLKSEGRVPLREFAAPGQKADLKVGDEVEVYVDRVENANGEAMLSRDRARREAAWDKLETEFAKTARVEGVIFGRVKGGFTVDLSGAVAFLPGSQVDIRPVRDVTPLMDIPQPFQILKMDRKRGNIVVSRRAVLEETRAEQRSGLIQSLAEGQVIDGVVKNITDYGAFVDLGGIDGLLHVTDLSYKRVGHPSEVLNIGDTVRVQIIRINRDTQRISLGMKQLESDPWDGAGAKYPVGAKLSGRVTNITEYGAFVELEPGIEGLVHVSEMSWTKKNVHPGKIVSTSQEVDVIVLEVDQDKRRISLGLKQAQANPWEKFAEDHPVGSTVEGEVKNATEFGLFIGLDGDVDGMVHMSDIAWGISGEDALNLHRKGETVQAVVLAVEPDKERISLGMKQLERGGPVAAQAGDRLNKNAIVTVTVLEVRDAGLEVQQGDDGATGFIKRTDLGRDRDEQRPERFQVGQKFDAMVTGFDRSKKPTFSIKAMQIAEEKQAVAQYGSSDSGASLGDILGEALKARGEQK, from the coding sequence ATGGCCAGCATGGCAAATCCCACCCGTGACGATTTCGCGTCGATGCTCGACGACATGTTCGGTGCTTCGGAAAGCTTCGAAGGCCGCGTTGTCATCGGCACCGTCACGGGCATCGAAAACGACCTCGCCGTCATCGACGTCGGCCTGAAGTCGGAAGGCCGCGTGCCGCTGCGCGAATTCGCGGCGCCGGGCCAGAAGGCCGATCTGAAGGTCGGTGACGAAGTCGAAGTCTATGTCGACCGCGTCGAGAATGCGAACGGCGAAGCGATGCTGAGCCGCGACCGCGCCCGTCGCGAAGCCGCGTGGGACAAGCTGGAAACTGAATTCGCCAAGACCGCGCGCGTCGAAGGCGTCATCTTCGGTCGCGTCAAGGGCGGCTTCACCGTCGACCTGTCGGGCGCCGTGGCGTTCCTGCCGGGTTCTCAGGTCGATATCCGTCCGGTTCGCGACGTCACCCCGCTGATGGACATCCCGCAGCCGTTCCAGATCCTGAAGATGGACCGCAAGCGCGGCAACATCGTCGTGTCGCGTCGCGCGGTGCTGGAAGAAACCCGCGCCGAGCAGCGTTCGGGCCTGATCCAGAGCCTTGCCGAAGGTCAGGTGATCGACGGCGTGGTCAAGAACATCACCGATTACGGTGCGTTCGTGGACCTGGGCGGCATCGACGGCCTGCTGCACGTTACCGACCTGTCGTACAAGCGCGTCGGGCATCCGTCGGAAGTGCTGAACATCGGCGACACCGTCCGCGTTCAGATCATCCGCATCAACCGCGACACGCAGCGCATCTCGCTCGGCATGAAGCAGCTGGAAAGCGATCCGTGGGATGGCGCCGGTGCCAAGTATCCGGTCGGGGCGAAGCTGTCGGGCCGCGTCACGAACATCACCGAATATGGTGCGTTCGTCGAACTGGAGCCGGGTATCGAAGGTCTGGTCCACGTTTCGGAAATGAGCTGGACCAAGAAGAACGTCCATCCGGGCAAGATCGTCAGCACTTCGCAGGAAGTCGACGTGATCGTCCTCGAGGTCGATCAGGACAAGCGCCGCATCTCGCTGGGCCTCAAGCAGGCACAGGCGAATCCGTGGGAGAAGTTCGCGGAAGATCACCCCGTCGGTTCGACCGTCGAGGGCGAAGTCAAGAACGCGACCGAATTCGGCCTGTTCATTGGCCTGGACGGCGACGTCGACGGCATGGTCCACATGTCGGACATCGCCTGGGGCATTTCGGGCGAAGACGCGCTCAATCTGCACCGCAAGGGCGAGACGGTTCAGGCCGTCGTGCTGGCGGTCGAGCCGGACAAGGAGCGCATCTCGCTCGGCATGAAGCAGCTGGAGCGTGGTGGCCCGGTCGCGGCGCAGGCGGGTGATCGCCTGAACAAGAACGCGATCGTGACCGTGACCGTGCTCGAAGTCCGCGATGCGGGCCTCGAAGTGCAGCAGGGCGACGATGGCGCGACCGGCTTCATCAAGCGCACCGATCTCGGCCGCGACCGCGACGAACAGCGTCCGGAGCGGTTCCAGGTTGGCCAGAAGTTCGACGCGATGGTCACCGGCTTCGATCGTTCGAAGAAGCCGACCTTCTCGATCAAGGCGATGCAGATCGCCGAAGAGAAGCAGGCGGTTGCGCAGTACGGTTCGTCCGACTCGGGCGCGTCGCTGGGCGACATTCTGGGCGAGGCGCTGAAGGCGCGCGGCGAACAGAAGTAA